TCCattgtgataaaaattttttgtaaaacaagtttagaaattttttgaaaagaaaaatatttaataaaatattacgaatTTTCTagaggtatttttttttttcaattcactgGTTAATCGCGTCATGTTGagcacttttgaatttttaaatttctaatttcgttgaaatttcgaaaaattttggtgCCCAATCGAGGAAACAATCGATTTTTCTTCTTCAGATTcttttgctaattttttccataactttgtgataaaaaaattggaaataatgcttttttttcaattttttgaaaataatttttgaattaacagGATGATGGTTTTAACTATCGacaaacgaaaattttcatttaaaataaaaaaaattctcttttgTAAACCTTTAATactgtattaataaaatacataggAAAATCTGCACATCTCCTATCCTGTGGAAACCAGtacccagaaaaaaataatcggtagcggctactgaatatttttttccgtgttgttaataaaatacgaTAAGTTTTACTTAAGTTGTTGTTTGTGTGAAGGGATTAGTCGTAcgaaagtaattatttgatgGTCTTGTTATCtttcaatatattaaaattttttccggaATTACAATACATTTCCTATACAGAAAGTTCTATGATTATATTGTGTTGTTGTGtttaaaaagtgttttttgaAGTTCGGTACACctttcaaatagtaatttaacatacttatttaaataattatacttataaaataattatgtatttagttatttaattacatatgcGAAATAATGTTCATATATTGTAGAGTGTAAGTTATTTATGtacacaatttaaataaatcactattgttgtataataaaattatttatacgcTGAATAGTTATTGAGATTAAATAGTATttagaattataaattaaagattgagctttaaaaatctatatagtAAATGTTGCATATTATAAAACTTTCATTAGATAATTAGCATATAATTAGTAGCTCTGACAGACAGGTGATTTCAGTCTTTTTTACAGAATTCAGACAGACGGGCAATTTTAGTCTCTTTTACAGAATTCCGACAGACAAGTGATTTTAGTCTTTTTTACAGAAATCTGACAGGCGGGcgatttcagttttttttattaaatttgaacagACATGTAATTTCAGTCTTTATTACAGTATTCTGACAGACGGGTGATTTTAGTCTTTTTTACAGTATTCTAACAGACCGGTGTgtgcgcgcgtgtgtgtgtgtgtgggagAGGGGGGGGGAGCTGCAAACTTCTCATATCTTGTTAATGAATGAACCGATTCCGATGACTCTTGCGGCATTCAAAAGAATTCTTTTTACATTaggttttaagaaaattttagatcatttagttgaatagactctaagatatctaagaaataagaaaaaaaaaaatttttttttcgcttttttttggataattgGAAAACTGTTAGATCTATCAATTCGATcatctaatcagctttagaactcgATAAAAGCTTTCGATTGTCGCGAAAAACGTCTCAATCGGACAATCCGTTCGaaacactgaaaaaataatttatcaaaaattaataaaatttgacaatattcaaaaaacgGTTTACTTAGATTGTTTCCAAGTCGAtgattgttaaatattaataacaattcaatttttcgaatgaagattaaagacaattcatgacgattttaaattttaatcggtATTAATCGTTGTTAatcgtaaataataaattgtcttttGATGATTTAGgacgattaaatctgaaaatccatgacgattaatgatgatttaatttttaatcgtttttaatcgtcacaaatcgttttgctTAATCAGGGatgctatatatattatttactatcgTGATACGTAAGCAGTATGTTAGGTTAATGTAGATTAGGAGAAATTTAGAAAgtcctattttttaaataattcttctttttcactttatgttttttttttttttaattattttaacaagcataaaaacaatttattagtTGTAACGCGTATACAAGGCAATACGTTAGGTTAGAGGGTACAACGCCACCATTTTCATTAACACTATAGACAAACCTCAcataataatagtttataaatgtttattaaatattaataaatctcgCCCCGTTAGCACCACTATTAAGTTGGCGCGgaaatctaataatttttaattaacgataCACCAAAAAATTGCTCTCAAAATGCTCTTTCAGAATCCGAAGTGCtcgaaaatataattatactaatgttttcgagctctaagagggaagttttagggctggcccgcagggtcaactgatgcctagactttttttttattccgatACTTTTGACACCAAGTTTTTGCAGTCAACTTGAGGTCCCATTTCAGCTGTAGATTTCTACGTCAACTTATTGCAGTTAAATTGGCTATCAAAGCTACCCTGATAAGCAGACATTGCTCTACAAGTGTTGCAGTGAAACATTTACGGCTAACTTAATgagaaagtttctggcaaaCCTTGGCTGTATAATACTTTCCTTTAAGTTGGCTTCagaatacggcagtagcttgaatgtaacttGCCAGAAAAACTTGTCGTCAATTtcaagtgaaactttcaatcaacttaacgtcattgtctgacagtaacacttgtggtcaaatttgaattcaaattacagacaatttactgtcaacttaaaggtaactgcttgctctccaacacttttttttaagttaccTTTAGATTACGACAGTAGCTTCCCTGATaccacgagttgatcgtgaaaaagttggtcattcattagtttccgaccaacttgacgacaagttatcgacaacttcagcttttgtaacttttggctacaagttaccgccaactttttgagaaagttggcgccagtatggagccgcaactggaatgcaagtttctgaggaaattgaaaggaaacttaccgtcaacttatgatttcCAAcatttgcaagcaacttttgccaccaactttctcagaaaatgtctatcaactattggaggttcAACTGTTGGCGGCCAAATTGGTGTCCAGTTGCAGCTGCAAGTTTCTcatcagtttctcgccaacttggccaTCAGAGATTGTAGTTAACTTATGGTTAGGGTGGCTGTCAGGGTaggatagatttttttatgactttgtTACCTACggtagataaattttatgttacttgctctggtatatatatatatatatatatatatatatatatatatgtatgtgtagaTAATACACTATAGAAAATTGGCTTCGAAATTGCATGCAGTGGCTAAAGTAGTATGAGAGCCGAACATTTTTATCCACAGAGGGATTCGGAGCCGACGAGACCCGAAGCCGATTCTCTAACCAGTACAGTACATAATTTAGATTACAtacgattaaatataaataaattataacagaTACGTATATAAGTAGAGTCGATTTTGTAATTCAGAAATTCAGtcgacgaaaaaaataaaatcgaagaaaaaaaaacgagttgTTGACTGTTTCGTTCATCGCAACCATCATGCTTACGGTAAAACGATTTTaaatccatttaaataacaaaactcAAATTGTTAGATAAAAGctattttatctaaattttacactaattaaaattataataatcaattgttAACTTTTAGTCTGCTGTCAAAGGGATCGTACGACGATCATTTTCTACTTCAAAATGGGCTGCCGCACAGCAggttaatatttatcaatatttttttttaaatattacaactaacctagatttttaaaaacgtcTACTAGCAGTTAAGacactttatttattagtcaACTTAATTAACATCTTCGTCACTTagtttttcatatttcattCTATAGAATCACCTCTAAAATACTTGTCAgtgtatagatttttttacttttttttttttatttattaaggttATATATAAGGGAATAcacaaatgaaaataattaaatgattagcTAACAATCTTCTAAGTCTCAAGGACAATAGAGGTCATGTGATTTGTCATACGATTCATAAATTATCACGCTGTCTTCACGagtatatatgattattaaatatcaatcacttgaaataattttccagATGACTGTCAGAGATTCATTAAACGCAGCATTAGATGAAGAAATGGAACGAGATGAACGAGTATTCTTGATGGGTGAAGAGGTTGCCCTCTATGACGGTGCATACAAAGTTTCTCGGGGTCTTTGGAAAAAATACGGCGACAAACGCGTAATTGATACTCCAATTACTGAGTCTGGATTTGCTGGTCTCACAGTCGGAGCAGCTatggtaaaatataattttatattatttagcCATAGGGCCTGTGTCTCCTGACAGCGGTGAGACAGAATAATATACAGAGTACAAAGTcggtattataattatagactACATAAAACCCATATAACAATCTTATAGCAATCTTACCCAAGTCTGGTCAACAGTACACTAGTTGTCTACATCTTTATATAACTATGGATCTTGCTGCACACGtacaaagtttttaattacaaatctTGTACAAGacttgaaaaaatactttGGGTTATGTTGTACTTGAAGAATtggacaataatatttaagatatCTTGCTCAAACCGCATTAGTACAGAGACTGGAGCTAACCTTGCACCAGAAATTATTTGCAGACactaacatatattttacgCCAGATCTGCTGAAAAAGTTTCATATTACACTATCCATCTCACTTCTGTCTCTCCCTATAAAAAAGTCCACGTAGGATTGCATTGGAACCCATAGGAATCTATATAGAAAAACGAGTATATGAATCTATGCTTAAGCACCTAAGAATCTAAGCTGAATCCCATATGGACTTTTTTAATAGGGCTACCACTTTATCCCCTCTATTGCCGTACTATACAGAATTCAGAGGTAAAGTGACAGAGATAGACGTAAGATATATAGATAGTTTAATATAAGACTTCTTGagtctaaaattatttctggTGCAAGACTCGCTCAAGATCGCGAAAGTTTACTAACACATCTTGAGCAAGacatcttcaataattttttgtacaatATCATATGTGCAAGTCCTGTAACAATCATGTCTTAGAATCTTGCATTAATATCTTGTGACAGAttgataagtaaataaaaacttagaTACCTAGGGATCTTGTTGTGATGGAAATTGCGACGTGAAATGTAACATAAAAGACCTATTACCtaatcagggaactagtacccgatcactccatgtatttgtatatctgtatttagtaaaaataaatatacaaaatacatgagtgatcggaTACTAGctccctgatcgggtactgggtctcttatcttaactaattaataattgacttaataaaattttactactttACAGGCTGGATTACGACCGGTTTGTGAGTTCATGACGTTCAATTTTGCTATGCAAGGAATTGATCAAATAATAAACTCAGCGGCAAAGACATTTTACATGTCTGCTGGTCGAGTAAATGTACCTATTGTTTTCCGAGGACCCAATGGTGCAGCTTCAGGTGTAGGTGCCCAGCACTCCCAATGCTTCGGTGCTTGGTACGCACATTGTCCCGGCTTAAAAGTTATTTCTCCGTACAATAGTGAAGATTGTAAGGGTTTACTTAAAGCCGCGATTCGAGATCCTGACCCAGTagtatttttagaaaatgaaCTTCTTTATGGTGTTCAATATCCCATGTCCGATGAGGCAATGTCTAAAGACTTTGTTTTACCTATTGGTAAAGCTAAAATAGAACGGGCGGGAAATCATGTCACTCTAGTTGCACATTCCAAAGCTGTTGAACTTGCCCTGGAAGCTGCCAACGAGCTTGCTGGTAAAGGAATAGAAGctgaagttattaatttacgaTCACTTAGACCACTCGACACGGAAACTATTCTTAAATCAGCAGCCAAAACTCATCATGTTGTTTCTGTAGAGCAAGGATGGCCCACATGTGGTATTGGTGCAGAAATTAGCGCGAGAATTATGGAaagtaagtatttaaaaaaatcagaatcGATTGGTGATATTTATTGttgtgaataattttataataattaaacacgATTTTTTTAGGCGAAACGTTTTATCATCTTGACGCACCAGTTATACGTGTGACGGGTGCTGATGTTCCTATGCCTTATACTAAGTCATTAGAAGCATTGGCTCTTCCACGATCGCAAGATGTTGTTCAtacagtgaaaaaaattctaggtGTATCACAGTAGCTAAATTacgtagaaaattaaaaggatttaatgataattcatttattcacATGAATTTAGCGTTctttgttgattattttttattttttattgggacaaaaaaattaat
The sequence above is drawn from the Microplitis demolitor isolate Queensland-Clemson2020A chromosome 3, iyMicDemo2.1a, whole genome shotgun sequence genome and encodes:
- the LOC103569712 gene encoding pyruvate dehydrogenase E1 component subunit beta, mitochondrial; amino-acid sequence: MLTSAVKGIVRRSFSTSKWAAAQQMTVRDSLNAALDEEMERDERVFLMGEEVALYDGAYKVSRGLWKKYGDKRVIDTPITESGFAGLTVGAAMAGLRPVCEFMTFNFAMQGIDQIINSAAKTFYMSAGRVNVPIVFRGPNGAASGVGAQHSQCFGAWYAHCPGLKVISPYNSEDCKGLLKAAIRDPDPVVFLENELLYGVQYPMSDEAMSKDFVLPIGKAKIERAGNHVTLVAHSKAVELALEAANELAGKGIEAEVINLRSLRPLDTETILKSAAKTHHVVSVEQGWPTCGIGAEISARIMESETFYHLDAPVIRVTGADVPMPYTKSLEALALPRSQDVVHTVKKILGVSQ